The genomic DNA GGCGACCGGGACGCCTAGAACCAGCCCCCACATTCCGAAGAAGTGTTCCGCGATCAACAGGATGGCGATCACTAGCACCGGATGCAAATGTCCGATCTTGCCGATGATCCGTGGCGACAAGATCATCCCCTCGATCAAATGGATCAATGCAATCGCCGCGATCACCTGAGCCGCCATCAACAGCGATCCGCCTGGTTGCAGGATGGCCACTCCACACAGTGGAATGCCCGACAGAATCACTCCAACCACGGGAATGAAACTAAGCAAGAACACGACCAACCCCAGGATGAACTTGTACTCTACACCGATTATCCACAGCGCAATCAGCGTCAGAAAGGCATTGACTACGGCAATGGTGACTTGGCCCTGGAAGGTCTTGCCGATCAGCTTACCCAGCGCGGTGACCCCCGGCGCAATTTCATCGAAGACCGATCGTAGTCGGGTGTTGCGAATATTAGCGACGCCGGTCTTCACTCCCTCCCATTCCAGTAACATGAAAACTGCCAACAGCAGTGCGGTACCAATCTGGACCGGGATTCTTAACACGTGGCCGAGCGCTTGGTCCATTCGCTTGACGCCTGCTTCGAGAATTCTGGGGCCATCTTCGGTTGCATGTTCACGCACCCAGTCAGCCATCGGACTGGTGGCCCACCACTGCTGCCCCAAATCCAGTTTTGTTGCCGATTCAAAATCGAACCGTTGGTGCTCAGGCGATTCTTTTGCTGTCTGTTGATGCTGATCCACCACTTGCAAAAAGGCCTGCTTCCCTTTGGGGTAGGCTGTGGCCAAGGCGTCAAAATAGGTGTAGTCGATCGGTATGTTATTGGAAGGGTCCGCAAACTGAGTCTCATAAAACTGTTGGAACTCGGTTTGATATGCATCCGATTCGCGGAATACTGTCCATCTCTGGATCGAAATCGCTTGCGCCCACTCGCTCCTGAGTTGGGCCAATAGCACAGGGTCGGCGTTGACATCGGCCCATATTCGCTGCCGGATACGTTCATCGCGGCGAGATTCAAAATCGGTCGGCTGGGTTAGGCTTGATGTTGCATCCGGTTTGTCGTCTGTCGCCTGACTTGCCTCTTCTGACGTTTGGCTTGCTTGCCAGCGAGAAACGTAGTAGTCGCGTTTTGAATGGAAGATGTCGGGTGCTTTGAACTCCATGAACCACTTCTGAAACGACACACCCACACCGCTCTCTTGCGACTGTAGGTCAAGCACTTGAGCTTGTTCGTATTCGGCTTCAAATTCGGCTTTGAGTCTTGAGTGGAGTTTGGGGAACTCCTGGTACAACCCCTCGCCGCTGCGGCCAGCTGCGAGAAACTGGGCCATCCCTTTTTGGTAGCGTGGGTCCGCGGGAGCGCCAAACTGATGCTTGAATTTCCACGTCCCAACGGTATGGGCCAACAGCGTGTTTTGCACTTCGGCGGCCGTGGTGTCTTTCATCTGCACCACCAGGCTCTTGCCTTCGTGAATCAGCGGAGGCAAAAAGAACCAGCCGAGTCCACAGAGTGACAAGCACAGACACAGGAAGATGGACAACGTGAGTAGTAAATCAAGTCTGCGGCTAGGGAGGCGCTGCGGTGCAAAGCGACGGGCGATCATCGCCACCAAGCTGCGGATTATGAAACAAAACAAAAACGTCAGAAATCCGATGAAAAAGAATTCTCGCAATGCGTAGATCAACGCGAGGAATACACCCCAAATCAGCGGCTTGTGCCACCAGTTCTGTTGAAGAATTGACGGAGGTGACGGAGCGGTAAGATTCGATGAATCGCTGGACATGTAAAACTTGCTTAGGAAGGTACCGCTGTGTCAGGGCAACCGATTGGGGAACTATTTGGTGGCTTTCACGGCGGAACCGTCGCGTTTGGATTTGAAATAGAAAAAGGCGACTGCCAAGCAAGCCACTAAAATCATGATGAGCCACGCGGACAATTGTTCCAGCATCGCCATCGCCAATACCATGAGCGTCAAGGAGATACCAACGACCAGCAGCAGCCAGTCGATGTGAACCCCCGCCAAGCAACAGGTCAACGCCAGTAGCATCACCGCAAAGTAGGAAGCGGAATCGCGGTTGATGATCTCGCGACGCTCCAACATCAGCAGGACGGCGAGGAAACCAAGCAAGATCCCCCAGTGAGACAATTCTCTGACGATCGTCTTGTGGATAGATTGTCCCGCCTGCCTGGCGCTGCGGACGCTTTTCCAAAGCCCAAGTGCCGCGTAGACGATCACCACAAACAACCAGTACTCCCACGCGCCCGAGTCGGTCGCCTGAGTGAATCCGATCCCAGCGATCGCAAGGACCAACATCGAGCAGAGGATGGCGAGCCGAGTTTTCCAGGCACCTCCAGATTTCGGTTGCGCTTTCGAGTCGACTTTGTCGGCAGACGCGACCGCTTCAAGAGATGTGTTCATGGGTTTACCGTTGTTCGTTTGGAAAGTTTGTTGATCCATATTTTATCCACTTATGCCACCGCCTAGACGGGCATGGCAGTATCCTCCCCGACACTTGAGCTGTACATCCGACAGCAGAGCCGTTTGATGTTGTATGCCGGCTTTTCCCGCCGGAGGGAGCGGTGGCAATCGTCGCGGTGGCTGGCAGACGCGGTCGCTCATTGTTCTCCGTCGATGCGGGAACTGCTGCGTTACTGGGCCGAGGTTGTGATCTCAGATAGTGTTTCGAGGGTGCGTCGCGCTTGCCCCGAATCGATCGCATCCGCGGCTCGTTGAGCCGCTGTGATCAGGTTGTCATCCGCATCGCACAGCCAGATCGATGCGGCGGCATTGGCAATCACAATATCGCGTGCCGGTCCAGGTTGGCCATCGAGTACCGCGCGAATGATCGCGGCGCTCTGGTCGGGACCGTCGGCCAGCATCGTTTCCGGGCCCGATGGATCGAGCCCAAAGCTGGCGGGAGACCATTCGGTTTCGCGACAGCCTTCGCCCGTCACTTCGATCACCGAGGTGAGGCCGTTTAAGGTCACTTCGTCGAGTCCGTCGTGTCCACGAACAACAACCGCGTGTTCGGTTCCCAGTTGATGCAGTGCTTCGGCCAGTTTCCGCTGTGTCGATGCTTGGCCGGTGCCCAGCACTTGGTGCGTTGCCGCGGCAGGATTGCAGAGCGGGCCAAGCAAATTGAACAGCGTCGGCACTTCCAATTGACGCCGGATCGAACCCACGTGCCGCATCGCCGGATGCAACCGAGGGGCGAAGCAAAAACAGATCCCTGCCTGTTCCAGGCATCGCTCCACCACATCGCGATCGGTGTCAATTTTGACTCCCAACGCGGAAAGCACATCGGCCGAACCGCTGTTGCTGGTGATCGCTCGGTTGCCATGCTTGGCGACGCGAATGCCTGTTGCCGCTGTTACGATTGCCGCGGCGGTGCTGATGTTAAACGTTCCCGATCCGTCGCCACCGGTGCCACAGGTGTCCAACAGGACGCCGCCTTGGGACTTGATGGGAGTCATGTGTTGACGCATTGCGCGCGCCGCGCCAACCAGTTCACTGACCGATTCTCCTTTGGCACGCAGCGCCAATAACAGTTCGCCAATCCGTTGATCATTGGCCTGCCCTAACAACATCGTGCCGAGCAATGCCTGCACATCGTCCGCGGACAAATCGTTGCCAGCCTGCGCGGTGGCGATTGCTTCGTCAATCTGGATGCTCATATTCAATACAACATTGTCGGCACAGAGAAGGCATTGGAGGGGCGTTGGCATCGCAGGGCATGCCCGTTGGAGGCCAATATACCGATAGACGCAATCGATGGGGACCACAACACCGGCAATCTAGGGCAGCCTGGGTGCGAATGTCCATTTCCCGACGGCAGCGGACAAAATCCCCGTTTCGCCACCGCGTTGACAACCGTACAATCGCACCTATGGCAAGAAAAGTGATAATTGACTGTGATCCCGGAATCGACGACGCGATCGCACTCACAATGGCGTTGTTTGACCCGCGGCTGGAAGTCTTGGCGGTTACGGCGACGGCTGGAACCGTTGATGCGGACCAGGCAACAACCAATGTCCAGGGGCTGATCCAACAGCTCGATCCGCCGAAATATCCCCGGATCGGGATTGCTTCGCCATGCGAAGGGGCTTCGGTGATCAACGACATCGTGCTGCATGGTGCTGATGGTTTGGCGGGCTGCAACTACCAGCCCAGTGATCGCCAGCATCGGCATCTGAGCGAAAAAATTATTTCCGAACTGCTGCGTCAGCATCCCAATCAAGTCTCGCTGATCTGCCTGGGGCCGCTAACCAATGTCGCCCGTGCGTTCCAACGTGAACCGGGACTCGAATCGCTGGTCGATCGGTTGGTGATCAGTGGTGGCGCGGTCGCTTGTCCAGGCAACATTTCCCCCGTTGCCGAAATGAACATGTACTTCGATCCGGTGGCGGCTCGCAGCGTGATCGAATCGGCGACGACCAAGAGTCTCTTGCCGTTGGACGTTACCGATCAGGTTGAATTCTCGATCGAACTGATCGAAAACCTGCCGTCGAAACAGACGCGCGCGGGGCAGTTGTTGCACCAATTGCTGCTGTGCGCATTCCGAAGCTACGTCCAAAACTTGGGCCGCGAAACGATTCCGTTGTACGATCCGGTGGCACTGCTAGGGTTTTTGGAGCCGGAGCTGTTCACGTGGGAAGATATGGCCGTTGACGTCGAAACTCGCGGCGAATTGACCCGCGGTCAAACGGTTAGCGATCGGCGACAGCATCGCGAGTGGTCGTTTAACGCCGAAGTCGCGCGAACGATCGACGCAACCGCCGCAGTCAATCAGGTCGTCCGCGGCCTGCGCTTCGCGGGGCAATGCACGTAATCGCTGGAGTCGAGGCTTCAGCCGACCTCCTCCCCGACTCGCCGTACATCGGCTAAAGCCTATGACTCCAGCGCTGGAGTAAAGGCTTCAGCCGACCTCCTCTCCGCAGCGGTTTAGCCTGAAATTCGCACCAATTCAAAGGTGTGAGGCACGGACTCGCGACTCGTTTCGGCCGTCTGCTGAAGCTCGGCAGCTCGCTTGCGGAACTCGCTGTATTTCGGCCAGTCCTCTAGGTACTTCCTGGCCATCACCGCCGAATACTGCTTCTTATCTTCGAAATGATCGTAGTGAGCTTGAACCGCTTGCGGGTCATCGACATCCACTTTGTAGTAGCTCTGCATCCAGCGGCGCGTATTCAACAGACTGCAAGCGGACGCTTCGGCGCTGCGCCGCTGCGAATTCCACTCGGCAACGCGCTGAGCTTGCTTGTACTGAGGCGTCGCCTTGTTGAACGCCAGATTGATCCCACCGCCAAGCTCCTCCGCTTTGTATTGCCCCGCCGCAGCGCCATCGATCCGCAACTCATAAGTTCCTTTGGATAGGCCAGTCACGCTCAGGATTTGTTGAGCTAGATCGTCGCCGATCGGCAGCAAGTCCAACAGCTCCATCGGTCCCGCGTTGATCGGAAACGGCAACGCCTCCTCGCGCGACACAAACTTCACACCCGTCTCGCTTCGCTCCACCGACGTGACGTCCGCGTTAACGCTCTCGGTGACCGCGCCTGCCGCCGCGTCGATCGTCGTCCTGGAGATGGTCGCGGGAACACCCTGGGCTTTCAGGAGCAACCACGCCATCATCAATCGCCCAGGCGATCCGGGATGGACGCGGTCGGGGCCGACGATCGTCCAGGTCGGATCGCGCTTTTGCTGTTGGAGATTAATCGCCGTCATCGGGCCGTGCAGATCGATCACCGGGGCGTTGTTCTCGAGTGCCAGTTGGCGAACGATCTCGGCGCATCGCCCCAAGCCGTCATTGCAGCCGGGCTGATTGTTGTCGCGATCCAGCACCACCGTTTGATCAAAGGGGGACGGGGTCATGAAGTAGAGCTTGGGGTTGTTCGCCTCATCGCGGAGCCGCGCCACGACTTCTTTCATCTTCGCTTTGTAGCGGTCCAATGCCTGCTGTTGCCGGACCTTCTGCGCGTCGGTCGGGTTCGCCGTGTAAGAGCCGCGACTGACATCGTTCATGCCGAACATGATCACAACGGAGGTCGGCCGCTTGTCGATGACATCCTCCTTGAGTCGCGAGAGCGAACCGCTGGCGGTGTCGCCCGAACGACCGGCGTTGAAGAAGTGAATCGTCCTCTCAGGGAATCGCGTCAGGTAATAGTCGGCGATCAGGGTTTGAACGTATCCGCCCGCCGTAATACTGTCCCCTAGGAAGCAGACGCGTTCCCCGTCGTCAAACGGGGGCGCCGGGATTGCCACGCCAACCGACGCGACCGGCTCTAGCGTTGGGGTTTGGGGCTGATCGGCAGCGGCATCGAGGCCGAACAAGAGAACGCAAAATACAGACAGGGCGATGTTTCGAAGACTCACGCAGTTGTTCCTGGAGGGTTAGTGGATTAACGACCTCAATCTCACCTCGATTTTAACAATGGGCGGACTGGCAAGCTGACTAGAACTTTTAAAACCCTACCCATTTTGCGAATCGAATCACCCGCTTCGAGCAGCCGATGCAGGACCATCCGGCGCATCGAGTCGAGCAGTCGCTCTGCAACGTTGCGACCGAGCCCAATCAGTCAAGCTGCATCGTTGTTGGGCAGGTCGTCCGCCACGCCTTCCCCAACATGCGGGAGGCGCCACTTGAAACGAAGCGCCGCGAGCCGAAATGCGACAACCACGACGATTCCAACCGTGGAAGCATAGCTGCGAGTGGCCGGCCAGGCATCGAGCAACAGAAAGATCCACGAGCCAACAAACGAACAGGTGGCAAACATCGGAGAAGGCCGAAACAGGCTGGGCACACGATTGCAAATCACGTCTCCGATCACGCCCCCAAAAAGGTGCCCGTCACCGCTCCTAGCAAAGACGCAATGAAATAAGAGGTCCCCGCTTCGATGGCTGCACTGGCACCGGCAATGCTAAACAGCCCCAAGCCGAGCGCATCGGGAATGCTCAGGATCGACTCCGTTCGGTCGGGGATTCGCCGGACGCCGTAGGCGGCCAATGCGATAGCGAAGACGACGACCGGATAGTGGTCCTCTTGAATCCAGAACAGCGGATGCCGGTCGAGGAACAAGTCGCGGAGCGTTCCGCCACCGAAGGCGACGATGAAGGCAAGGCTAAAGACGCCAACAAAATCCATGTCGTGCCGCCGGGCCAGCAGCACTCCATAAACCGCGCTGGCTACGACCGCAGCAAACTCGATTGGTTGAAGCATACGGCACGCAATCCGCGAACGACGGGCTGGCTAAGCAGGCCGTCGTTAAAGCACATGAAAACCCCAGCACGCAGGAGAATCGTGCCGAGGCAGGCAGCTTACTTCTTCTTCGGCTTGTAGATTTCCGTCGCCGTGCCGAAGTGGACTTCGCCCGCGTTCATCAGTGTTTCGCTGAGCGTTGGATGCGGGTGGATGCTGTCGGTGATGTCGTGGACTTCGCAGCCCATCTCGATCGCCAGGACGGCTTCGGCGATCAATTCGCCAGCTCCGGCACCCACGATTCCACAGCCGACAACGCGATGCGTTTCGGGGTCGACGAGCCACTTGGTCGAACCTTCGGTCCGGCCGATCGCTTGAGCACGACCGCTGGCCGCCCAGGGGTAGACCTCGACATCGACCTTGCGGCCGGCAGCTTTGGCTTCACCTTCGGTCAGGCCAGCCCAAGCGATTTCCGGATCGGTGAAGACCACTGCGGGAATCGCCACTTTGTCGAAGGCGGAGTTCTTGCCAAGCACGACTTCGGCCGCGACGCGACCTTCGTGATTGGCTTTGTGTGCAAGCATCGGTTCGCCTGCGACGTCGCCGATCGCCAGGATGTGTGGGTCGGCGGTCCGCTGTTGCGAATCGCACTCGACGAATCCCTTGGCGTTGACGACAACCTGGGTGTTCTCCAGGCCAAAGCCCTTGCTGACGGGGCGGCGGCCGATCGAAACCAGCACGCGGTCGTAGACTTCGTTGCCAAACTTGTTGGGCCCTTCGAAGGTCACGTGAACGCCGTCTTTCTCTTCGGCAAGCGAGCCGACTTTGGTGTTCAAGAACAACCGGCCGTCGACGAGCTTTTCGATCCGCTTTTGCAGCGGCTTGACCAGATCGCGGTCGGCGCCGGGCAGTAGGCCGTCCATCAATTCGACGATCGAAACCTTGCTGCCCAGTTGAGCGTAGACGCTGCCAAGTTCCAGGCCG from Rosistilla carotiformis includes the following:
- the lpdA gene encoding dihydrolipoyl dehydrogenase encodes the protein MHSSLVVLGGGPGGYAAAFLAADEGLDVTIVEADSRLGGTCLLRGCIPSKALLHVARVISEVQELNEDWGVSYPGAPSIDIDKVRGRKETVISNLTGGLQALAKRRGVKVIHAKGVFENSTTLKLEGDDASIPEGGKITFDHCILATGSVPFVPPAFDIGSDRVMDSTGALELKDVPETMLVVGGGYIGLELGSVYAQLGSKVSIVELMDGLLPGADRDLVKPLQKRIEKLVDGRLFLNTKVGSLAEEKDGVHVTFEGPNKFGNEVYDRVLVSIGRRPVSKGFGLENTQVVVNAKGFVECDSQQRTADPHILAIGDVAGEPMLAHKANHEGRVAAEVVLGKNSAFDKVAIPAVVFTDPEIAWAGLTEGEAKAAGRKVDVEVYPWAASGRAQAIGRTEGSTKWLVDPETHRVVGCGIVGAGAGELIAEAVLAIEMGCEVHDITDSIHPHPTLSETLMNAGEVHFGTATEIYKPKKK
- a CDS encoding TRIC cation channel family protein; the protein is MIGDVICNRVPSLFRPSPMFATCSFVGSWIFLLLDAWPATRSYASTVGIVVVVAFRLAALRFKWRLPHVGEGVADDLPNNDAA
- a CDS encoding trimeric intracellular cation channel family protein — translated: MLQPIEFAAVVASAVYGVLLARRHDMDFVGVFSLAFIVAFGGGTLRDLFLDRHPLFWIQEDHYPVVVFAIALAAYGVRRIPDRTESILSIPDALGLGLFSIAGASAAIEAGTSYFIASLLGAVTGTFLGA
- a CDS encoding SGNH/GDSL hydrolase family protein, whose translation is MSLRNIALSVFCVLLFGLDAAADQPQTPTLEPVASVGVAIPAPPFDDGERVCFLGDSITAGGYVQTLIADYYLTRFPERTIHFFNAGRSGDTASGSLSRLKEDVIDKRPTSVVIMFGMNDVSRGSYTANPTDAQKVRQQQALDRYKAKMKEVVARLRDEANNPKLYFMTPSPFDQTVVLDRDNNQPGCNDGLGRCAEIVRQLALENNAPVIDLHGPMTAINLQQQKRDPTWTIVGPDRVHPGSPGRLMMAWLLLKAQGVPATISRTTIDAAAGAVTESVNADVTSVERSETGVKFVSREEALPFPINAGPMELLDLLPIGDDLAQQILSVTGLSKGTYELRIDGAAAGQYKAEELGGGINLAFNKATPQYKQAQRVAEWNSQRRSAEASACSLLNTRRWMQSYYKVDVDDPQAVQAHYDHFEDKKQYSAVMARKYLEDWPKYSEFRKRAAELQQTAETSRESVPHTFELVRISG
- a CDS encoding AI-2E family transporter, encoding MIARRFAPQRLPSRRLDLLLTLSIFLCLCLSLCGLGWFFLPPLIHEGKSLVVQMKDTTAAEVQNTLLAHTVGTWKFKHQFGAPADPRYQKGMAQFLAAGRSGEGLYQEFPKLHSRLKAEFEAEYEQAQVLDLQSQESGVGVSFQKWFMEFKAPDIFHSKRDYYVSRWQASQTSEEASQATDDKPDATSSLTQPTDFESRRDERIRQRIWADVNADPVLLAQLRSEWAQAISIQRWTVFRESDAYQTEFQQFYETQFADPSNNIPIDYTYFDALATAYPKGKQAFLQVVDQHQQTAKESPEHQRFDFESATKLDLGQQWWATSPMADWVREHATEDGPRILEAGVKRMDQALGHVLRIPVQIGTALLLAVFMLLEWEGVKTGVANIRNTRLRSVFDEIAPGVTALGKLIGKTFQGQVTIAVVNAFLTLIALWIIGVEYKFILGLVVFLLSFIPVVGVILSGIPLCGVAILQPGGSLLMAAQVIAAIALIHLIEGMILSPRIIGKIGHLHPVLVIAILLIAEHFFGMWGLVLGVPVAIYLIRVVLLDSPIPGIYEPDRKRQ
- the trpD gene encoding anthranilate phosphoribosyltransferase, coding for MSIQIDEAIATAQAGNDLSADDVQALLGTMLLGQANDQRIGELLLALRAKGESVSELVGAARAMRQHMTPIKSQGGVLLDTCGTGGDGSGTFNISTAAAIVTAATGIRVAKHGNRAITSNSGSADVLSALGVKIDTDRDVVERCLEQAGICFCFAPRLHPAMRHVGSIRRQLEVPTLFNLLGPLCNPAAATHQVLGTGQASTQRKLAEALHQLGTEHAVVVRGHDGLDEVTLNGLTSVIEVTGEGCRETEWSPASFGLDPSGPETMLADGPDQSAAIIRAVLDGQPGPARDIVIANAAASIWLCDADDNLITAAQRAADAIDSGQARRTLETLSEITTSAQ
- a CDS encoding nucleoside hydrolase; translation: MIIDCDPGIDDAIALTMALFDPRLEVLAVTATAGTVDADQATTNVQGLIQQLDPPKYPRIGIASPCEGASVINDIVLHGADGLAGCNYQPSDRQHRHLSEKIISELLRQHPNQVSLICLGPLTNVARAFQREPGLESLVDRLVISGGAVACPGNISPVAEMNMYFDPVAARSVIESATTKSLLPLDVTDQVEFSIELIENLPSKQTRAGQLLHQLLLCAFRSYVQNLGRETIPLYDPVALLGFLEPELFTWEDMAVDVETRGELTRGQTVSDRRQHREWSFNAEVARTIDATAAVNQVVRGLRFAGQCT